From a single Fusarium fujikuroi IMI 58289 draft genome, chromosome FFUJ_chr03 genomic region:
- a CDS encoding related to budding protein, translating into MSLTRSQVHPLRINKTTTPTKGPSIMASGIPRPLSELSPTEMRRNSPSWHRQSTGSPKVRRLTANPCLGFCIDSMQKSPGNPDSSPFQPSPAESVTSPRLFWQNRNSENLYGSGSPSPNRRSSIERLQKASRVRNSNILALEQKQEYDPTRIPQIERPLAKVQGNAFGSTGSFRSSTIERPIFGHSRSDSAMTIPAVSPKSSTQTAGSPNRPLTPSRDQVSPTKSSLSHSRFKNSFDMETNTWSFGSPEEDDDHPMGRRHAKSVTFDAAPPQINEYEMATPDLSSIGTNSREGSYESIEYDEDDDVLYDPGHVDLEGDSFDASLEDTDKTPVVGPDDWRGDSPMVNRNGPREYSDSPMPEGTPSAATAGRPLHIRSDSTTSNGEHRPLPPLPGFMSHSRNNSVPSSPASPSLSATAERMLGSNRNLPSPPQASATSKSDIHSIGNAKMSLEERLRLMMLSDDGDGKTAAEQQRERRLRRANGRERLSSPISEPESTTSLNDALQEHDDVVGDMSALDDYQLPPRISRDSIMRKVNGNNKTSDQEKDCIFSSPPTSRSPSRSPERQVLADPDVPIPSTEDSLHGMSDDEEEEEEEGSVIIRRMPESEIEFYEDSDVDFDEEESKLELPADSDSESHYSSQEPTPAQAKPEEVQKEAREESLQLDDLREEVMTPRPTHAQNDSVSSLPDFASGDKEASFSRDFESYMLPEPEEPKVIEEPVKEVNEIEAPKMADAHAYLQRPFTPEHLSKPEYDGTGWGDPEDEYDDDCPSTPDSVIHHPAPVRVEEPEQATIPERSATIKAPGSKLKTRLSNTPSDISAMREARRQVSMEVPDVPPIPDKHSKRLSKDNNGLLLTGDEFINRHPSFKNRSLTLDLDLGLSLDQDFERVIEAQKVAYNDLFTQPPAHNSPSRQVSAAKAQQQIAEGLNANVTSRRQRGYLMRQNTKVVTASDKDTEDFRVARSVGNSPVKEDRPMSCIVEPWNGKPRQRSVRKRVGGSTGPVPPMPGQESNATAVSHAPVDEDLTLEMATPESGERGRLFVKVMGVKDLDLPLPRTWLELARNAPIGQEFELVVPNDLEFQLTLNVKLEKPVERAKPPPPTVKTHKHKTSTFSRVFASPKKRKELELRQREEEERAVQQQKDAQAKQRTGPPTAYELLSPLAAEDGSFGRAYVCLREHESRCFGRPYMAEVACFNEWATEEAGFASSVKSKRGNTAVVRRAPYKVGKLELQLLFVPRPKNATDDDMPKSMNSCIRELKAAEERMSRNWEGHLSQQGGDCPYWRRRYFKLVGTKLTAYHEATRQPRATINLANAKRLIDDRRALTEKETTGRGGRRRRSAFAEDEEGYMFVEEGFRIRFNNGELIDFYADTAADKEGWMKVLTDVVGRDNSDDDASNQRAKAKWCQLVLRREEQLRRRASGRRVNSRPKSMFL; encoded by the exons ATGTCTCTGACTAGATCTCAGGTGCATCCCTTGCGAATCAACAAGACAACTACACCAACCAAAGGTCCATCCATCATGGCGAGTGGAATCCCTCGCCCGCTGTCGGAGCTCTCGCCGAcagagatgagaagaaactCTCCCAGCTGGCATAGACAATCTACTGGTTCTCCCAAGGTACGTCGGCTGACCGCCAACCCGTGTTTGGGCTTCTGTATTGATAGCATGCAGAAATCACCCGGAAATCCCGACTCGTCACCATTCCAACCTTCACCCGCGGAATCAGTGACATCTCCTCGTTTGTTTTGGCAGAACCGCAACTCTGAAAATCTATACGGATCTGggtcaccatcaccaaaccGCCGCTCTTCGATTGAGCGTCTTCAGAAAGCGTCTCGGGTGAGGAACAGCAATATCCTTGCACTCGAACAGAAGCAGGAATATGATCCCACTCGAATCCCTCAGATCGAAAGACCCCTCGCTAAGGTCCAAGGGAACGCCTTTGGGTCGACTGGATCTTTCCGCTCTTCGACTATCGAGCGCCCAATCTTTGGCCATTCTCGGAGTGACAGCGCGATGACTATTCCTGCCGTCAGTCCGAAGTCGTCCACTCAGACAGCCGGCTCACCGAACCGTCCTCTGACGCCCAGCCGAGATCAAGTATCGCCTACGAAGTCCTCCCTTTCACACTCAAGGTTCAAGAACAGCTTTGACATGGAGACGAATACTTGGTCATTTGGCTCACCcgaagaggatgacgatcATCCGATGGGACGTCGCCACGCAAAAAGTGTGACTTTTGATGCCGCACCTCCTCAGATCAACGAATATGAGATGGCAACTCCCGACCTGTCTTCTATTGGCACCAACTCTCGTGAGGGAAGCTATGAGTCAATCGagtatgatgaagatgatgatgtccTGTATGATCCTGGCcacgttgatcttgagggcgATAGCTTTGACGCTTCCCTGGAAGACACAGACAAAACTCCCGTTGTTGGGCCTGATGACTGGAGAGGCGACAGTCCCATGGTGAACCGCAATGGGCCTCGTGAGTACAGTGACAGTCCCATGCCTGAGGGTACACCTTCTGCCGCCACGGCTGGTCGCCCTTTACATATCCGAAGTGACTCTACGACTTCAAACGGAGAGCATCGGCCTCTACCGCCTCTTCCTGGTTTTATGAGCCATTCCCGCAACAATTCTGTACCCTCTTCACCTGCATCGCCAAGTCTGTCAGCAACCGCAGAAAGAATGCTTGGGTCTAACAGGAATCTTCCATCACCTCCTCAAGCCTCTGCCACAAGCAAGTCAGACATCCATAGCATTGGCAATGCCAAGATGTCGCTTGAAGAGCGATTGAGACTCATGATGTTGTCggacgatggcgatggcaagACAGCCGCTGAGCAGCAGCGTGAGCGTCGCCTTCGTAGAGCTAATGGCCGCGAACGATTGAGCAGCCCAATTTCTGAGCCCGAGTCAACAACAAGCCTCAACGATGCTCTTCAAGAGCATGATGACGTTGTTGGTGACATGTCGGCTCTTGATGATTATCAATTACCTCCGCGTATCTCCCGGGACTCCATCATGCGAAAGGTCAACGGTAACAACAAGACATCCGATCAAGAGAAGGATtgcatcttctcttcccctCCCACTTCAAGAAGTCCAAGCAGAAGCCCCGAAAGGCAGGTTCTTGCAGACCCTGATGTGCCTATTCCGTCTACCGAGGATTCTTTGCACGGTATGtccgatgacgaagaggaggaggaagaggaaggtAGCGTCATTATCAGAAGAATGCCTGAGAGCGAGATCGAGTTTTACGAAGACTCGGACGTCGATTTCGATGAGGAGGAGTCTAAGCTGGAGCTGCCAgctgacagtgacagtgaaAGCCACTACTCGTCTCAGGAACCTACACCGGCACAAGCCAAACCTGAAGAAGTCCAGAAGGAGGCAAGAGAGGAAAGCCTACAGCTTGATGACCTCCGAGAGGAAGTCATGACACCTAGACCTACTCATGCACAAAACGATAGCGTCTCATCGTTACCAGACTTTGCTTCGGGCGACaaagaagcttctttctcCAGAGATTTCGAGTCTTATATGCTCCCTGAGCCTGAGGAGCCCAAGGTAATTGAAGAGCCTGTGAAAGAAGTGAACGAGATTGAAGCTCCAAAAATGGCTGATGCGCATGCTTATCTTCAGCGCCCATTCACTCCCGAGCATCTCTCCAAGCCCGAGTATGATGGCACTGGATGGGGTGATCCTGAAGACGAGTATGACGATGACTGCCCCAGCACACCAGACTCGGTTATTCACCACCCAGCTCCTGTACGCGTGGAAGAACCTGAGCAAGCCACTATTCCCGAGCGATCCGCTACCATCAAGGCCCCAGGTTCAAAGCTTAAGACTCGTTTGTCAAACACTCCCTCGGACATTAGTGCTATGCGAGAGGCTCGCCGACAAGTGAGCATGGAGGTGCCCGATGTCCCTCCGATTCCCGACAAGCATAGCAAGCGCCTCTCGAAGGACAACAACGGACTCTTGCTCACTGGTGACGAATTCATTAACCGGCATCCTAGTTTCAAGAATCGCAGCTTGACATTGGATCTTGACTTAGGTCTCAGCCTCGACCAAGACTTTGAGCGAGTCATCGAGGCACAAAAGGTGGCTTACAACGATCTCTTTACTCAACCCCCAGCCCACAACAGCCCCAGTAGACAAGTGTCTGCAGCAAAAGCCCAACAACAAATTGCTGAAGGACTCAATGCTAACGTAACATCTCGTCGTCAGCGCGGTTATCTCATGCGACAAAATACGAAAGTTGTTACTGCCAGTGACAAGGATACCGAAGACTTTCGAGTTGCCAGATCTGTTGGCAATTCTCCTGTTAAGGAGGATAGGCCCATGTCATGCATTGTTGAGCCATGGAATGGTAAGCCTCGCCAAAGAAGTGTACGGAAGCGTGTAGGCGGCAGCACTGGTCCTGTGCCACCTATGCCCGGTCAAGAAAGTAACGCAACAGCCGTCAGTCATGCCCCTGTCGACGAGGACCTTACACTTGAAATGGCAACGCCAGAAAGCGGAGAGAGAGGCCGCCTATTCGTCAAGGTTATGGGTGTCAAAGATCTTGATCTACCTCTTCCAAGAA CATGGCTTGAGCTAGCACGCAATGCTCCAATTGGCCAGGAGTTTGAGCTCGTCGTACCTAATGACCTCGAGTTTCAACTGACCCTCAACGTTAAGCTGGAGAAACCTGTGGAGCGTGCTAAGCCGCCGCCACCTACAGTCAAGACTCACAAGCACAAAACCTCGACCTTCAGCAGGGTATTCGCATCGCCCAAGAAACGCAAAGAACTGGAGCTCCGCCAGcgggaagaagaggaacgaGCTGTACAGCAACAGAAGGACGCCCAGGCCAAACAGCGCACCGGACCTCCCACAGCTTACGAGCTTCTATCTCCCCTGGCTGCGGAGGACGGTAGCTTTGGTCGCGCCTATGTTTGTCTTCGAGAACATGAGAGTCGGTGCTTTGGTCGGCCTTATATGGCTGAAGTTGCTTGCTTCAATGAATGGGCCACAGAAGAGGCTGGATTTGCGTCCAGTGTCAAGAGTAAGCGCGGCAACACGGCCGTTGTCCGACGTGCACCCTACAAGGTGGGCAAGCTGGAGCTTCAGCTCCTCTTTGTTCCTCGCCCTAAGAATGCCACGGACGATGATATGCCCAAGAGTATGAACTCATGCATCCGGGAGCTCAAGGCAGCAGAAGAGAGGATGTCTCGCAACTGGGAGGGTCACCTTAGTCAACAAGGTGGTGATTGCCCT TACTGGCGCCGCAGGTATTTTAAACTTGTGGGTACCAAGCTCACTGCTTATCATGAGGCAACTCGTCAACCTCGAGCTACCATCAACCTGGCCAACGCCAAACGGTTGATTGACGATCGCCGAGCGTTGACAGAAAAGGAGACTACTGGTAGAGGGGGTCGACGACGTCGATCTGCTTTTgcggaagatgaagaaggttaCATGTTTGTCGAGGAAGGATTCCGTATCCGATTCAACAACGGTGAACTCATTGACTTTTACGCAGACACAGCTGCAGACAAGGAAGGCTGGATGAAGGTCCTCACTGACGTTGTCGGACGTGACAATTCAGATGATGACGCTTCAAATCAGCGAGCAAAGGCTAAGTGGTGTCAGTTGGTTCTCCGTCGAGAGGAGCAACTACGTCGTCGAGCATCAGGTCGCCGAGTGAACTCACGACCTAAGAGTATGTTCCTCTAA
- a CDS encoding probable 5` Pro-FAR isomerase, whose protein sequence is MTKFRPCIDLHAGQVKQIVGGTLDSTSSALQTNYVSQHPPAHFAQLYRDNDLTGAHVIMLGPGNEGPAKEALEAWPGGLQVGGGINDKNAKEWLNAGAEKVIITSYLFPEGRFSQVRLDAVLQALGGDKNKLVIDLSCRRRGEDSWFVAMNKWQTITDMEVNQESIKSLEPYCSEFLIHAADNEGLQRGVDENLVQRLSEWCSIPVTYAGGGRHLEDLENVKRLSNGKVDLTIGSALDCFGGSGVKFDDCVAWNKKQNI, encoded by the exons atgaccaAATTCCGGCCCTGCATTGACCTTCATGCAGGTCAGGTCAAGCAGATTGTCGGCGGTACTCTTGACAGCACGTCGTCAGCTCTTCAAACCAACTATGTCTCGCAACATCCTCCAGCTCACTTTGCTCAACTATACCGCGACAATGATCTCACTGGTGCACATGTCATTATGTTGGGCCCAGGAAATGAGGGGCCTGCGAAAGAGGCCCTTGAAGCCTGGCCCGGTGGTCTTCAGGTTGGAGGTGGCATCAATGACAAGAACGCAAAGGAATGGCTGAATGCGGGAGCAGAGAAG GTCATCATTACATCGTACCTTTTTCCCGAGGGCCGCTTCAGTCAAGTGAGGCTTGATGCAGTGTTGCAAGCTCTTGGCGGTGATAAAAACAAGCTTGTTATTGACCTAAGTTGCCGACGCCGAGGAGAGGATTCTTGGTTCGTTGCAATGAACAAATGGCAAACCATCACAGATATGGAAGTTAACCAAG AATCTATCAAGTCTTTGGAGCCTTACTGCTCGGAATTCTTGATCCATGCTGCAGATAATGAGGGTCTACAAAGgggagttgatgagaatCTTGTGCAGCGTCTTTCTGAATGGTGTTCGATTCCAGTGACTTATGCTGGGGGTGGTAGACAtcttgaagacttggagAATGTGAAGAGGCTCAGCAACGGTAAGGTGGATCTCACAATCGGAAGTGCATTGGACTGTTTCGGAGGCTCAGGTGTCAAGTTTGATGATTGTGTTGCTTGGAATAAGAAACAAAACATTtag
- a CDS encoding probable coronin gives MAGRFVRASKYRHVFGKSTRKEFCYDNLHISRNAWDTNLVKVNPEYLSVNWDASGGGAFAVIPLNERGKLPDQIPLFRGHTAAVLDTDWNPFHDNIIASASDDGKVFIWEVPEGFTLHTDAEEITDVAPVSKLAGHPRKVGQVLFNPAAENILASASGDFTVKLWDISTGQSPLALKHNDIVQSLSWNASGSMLVTTSRDKKIRVWDVRQEKPVHEAPGHGGAKNSRAVWLGEHNRFATTGFSRMSERQIALWEPGRTEPIGGFTMLDSISGVCMPFWDDGSNCLYLAGKGDGNIRYFEYENDKFEFLSEYKSGDPQRGIAFMPRRGINTHENEVMRAYKTVNDAYVEPISFTVPRRAETFQADIFPPATGTKPAATAQEWFDGKTAIPNKIDLESVYDGTAPKEIASDYKAPAAPSPVTEKPAPKMEESKKEEAKAAPALRSPPPTMSEQKGSISAMASRYQDKQEDEEDDDASSFEEVSRPAQRQAVPAKFTPPAQPQTASAPSSSTVAKPSSPVKTPAAAASAAPPPTSPAPRTISSALSGSDSSLAEIKQLIEGQSKLINSQSQQITLLTAEVEALKRKVSSGSQDQSERIRQLELELEEARS, from the exons atggctggccGTTTTGTGCGGGCGTCCAAGTATC GACACGTCTTTGGAAAGTCCACGAGAAAGGAATTTTGCTACGACAACCTTCATATCAGTCGTAATGCTTGGGACACAAACTTGGTCAAG GTCAACCCCGAGTATCTCTCAGTCAATTGGGATGCCTCCGGTGGCGGCGCATTTGCTGTTATTCCTCTGAACGAGCGCGGAAAACTCCCCGACCAGATTCCACTGTTCCGTGGCCATACTGCTGCGGTACTCGACACTGACTG GAACCCTTTTCacgacaacatcatcgcctCTGCATCCGATGATGGCAAGGTTTTTATTTGGGAGGTTCCTGAAGGCTTTACGCTACATACCGACGCCGAGGAAATTACAGATGTCGCACCTGTGAGCAAGCTTGCTGGCCACCCCAG AAAGGTCGGACAGGTTCTTTTCAATCCTGCGGCCGAAAATATTCTCGCCTCTGCATCTGGCGACTTCACGGTCAAACTTTGGGACATTAGCACCGGTCAGTCGCCTCTTGCTCTCAAGCACAACGATATCGTCCAGAGTCTGTCATGGAATGCCAGTGGCAGCATGCTCGTTACCACCTCGCGAGATAAGAAGATTCGTGTGTGGGATGTCCGACAGGAGAAACCCGTGCACGAAGCGCCTGGCCATGGTGGTGCCAAGAACAGTCGCGCTGTCTGGCTGGGAGAGCACAACCGCTTCGCGACGACTGGTTTCTCGCGTATGAGTGAGCGACAAATAGCGCTCTGGGAGCCTGGCAGGACCGAGCCCATTGGCGGCTTTACCATGCTGGATTCCATCTCTGGTGTCTGCATGCCTTTCTGGG atgatggttcAAACTGCCTGTACCTTGCTGGCAAGGG CGATGGCAACATTCGGTATTTTGAGTACGAGAACGACAAGTTCGAATTCCTTAGCGAGTACAAATCGGGCGACCCTCAACGCGGCATCGCCTTTATGCCTCGACGAGGCATCAAT ACGCACGAGAATGAGGTCATGAGGGCTTACAAAACAGTCAACGACGCTTATGTTGAGCCTATCTCGTTTACTGTACCACGACGCGCTGAGACCTTCCAGGCTGATATTTTTCCTCCTGCAACTGGTACCAAGCCCGCTGCAACTGCTCAGGAATGGTTCGATGGCAAGACTGCTATTCCTAACAAGATTGACCTTGAGAGCGTCTATGACGGCACTGCGCCCAAGGAGATCGCCTCTGACTACAAGGCTCCTGCAGCCCCGTCTCCTGTCACTGAGAAGCCTGCaccaaagatggaagagtctaagaaggaagaggccaaGGCAGCGCCGGCACTgcgatctcctcctcccactATGAGTGAACAGAAGGGATCAATCTCTGCCATGGCTTCCAGATACCAGGACAAGcaggaggacgaggaggatgatgacgctTCCAGCTTCGAGGAGGTTTCGCGACCTGCTCAGCGTCAAGCTGTCCCTGCAAAATTTACTCCTCCTGCTCAACCGCAGACTGCATCCGCTCCGTCCTCTTCCACCGTCGCAAAGCCCTCTTCTCCAGTCAAGactcctgctgctgccgcgTCCGCGGCCCCGCCTCCCACATCTCCAGCCCCTCGAACTATCTCCTCCGCCCTCAGCGGTAGCGACTCCTCTCTTGCGGAAATCAAGCAACTAATCGAAGGCCAGTCAAAGCTTATCAACTCCCAGAGCCAACAGATCACCCTGCTCACCGCTGAAGTCGAGGCTCTCAAGCGAAAGGTTAGCTCGGGCTCCCAGGATCAGAGCGAGCGCATCCGCCAGCTTGAGCTCGAGCTAGAGGAGGCAAGATCTTGA
- a CDS encoding related to tol protein, which translates to MPNRSPSHDSRDESSPEPERDRDRPRDRDRDRDRERDRDRDRDRDRDHDRDLDRDPDIDGVSDRDQDRAKDRDRDRDYDREKDRERDRDRERDRDNGRDRDDDHGRDRDYANGKDRDRLKDREVDRDRRRESRVPPRVPREPRDRDHPPNSSKRNSITDRLLGSFRAVRGEKEKEIPIPAVASSIQRRASSAVTKGGPVLRIREWLDACNADHHHHCAVSSDIDITTWRPAWLIDVVERRLVKATPKDRYLALSYVNGTRRNGEPMFTHLLQSNVEAFQDRLPNLDMPQTYLDAMWLAKKLGIRHIWIDRICITQDNREEMDDHIKHMAYVFSNSYLTIVAATGDVYTGLPSLDPKRSTRGLRTTGRTHQELVAASPWYTRGWTLVERIYSRRSVFFFEDSITWECHCETWQGSPNSVMKKLRGGRQECTGAVPDAAFAFQHPPWPDLDEYARYAMEYSARKLTLVDDTLPAFAGITHVLSRSFPGGFIYGMPIAFLDIALLWRPHASIRRRALSRPPFLPSWSWMGWWFDNIPVDLTLWRAAADYVEEARTGKRGQETKRYRSAHPFRIKPTVTWSLTDRAATAPVMNTGLQYRDLRGRRSPSSELPPGWSRSGSYYVHDSDDSALFKYPIPVEDPPETGGYEPPVGEQAYPGPLLSFKTTTGFFEVEFHTTLAHRDRTNPPLAVGTIWNKANRWAGQFRAHDAWLGIQSSNYDGEERLEFIAISTATERRGSHVFDNEKFEEHMDADEMIDFVNVLWIERIGDIAYRRGVGQILLKTWEAQAKDEVGILLG; encoded by the coding sequence ATGCCAAACCGCAGCCCTTCGCATGATTCCCGCGATGAAAGCTCTCCTGAGCCAGAACGTGACCGCGACAGACCACGCGACCGTGATAGGGATAGGGATAGAGAACGAGACAGGGACCGGGACAGAGACCGGGACAGAGATCACGACCGCGACTTGGACCGAGACCCGGATATTGATGGAGTTAGCGATCGAGATCAAGATCGTGCTAAAGACCGCGACAGAGATCGTGACTACGACAGGGAGAAAGACAGAGAAAGAGAtcgagacagagagagagatcgcGACAATGGGAGAGACCGAGATGACGATCACGGACGAGACAGGGATTATGCCAATGGGAAGGACAGAGACAGACTCAAGGATAGGGAAGTCGACAGAGATAGGCGTCGCGAGAGCCGTGTCCCTCCACGTGTTCCCCGGGAACCCCGCGATAGAGACCATCCTCCGAATTCTAGCAAGCGAAACAGTATCACCGATCGCCTGCTTGGATCGTTTAGGGCAGTTCGTGgtgaaaaggagaaggagattcCAATTCCAGCTGTCGCTTCCTCAATTCAACGCCGGGCATCTTCAGCCGTTACCAAGGGTGGCCCAGTTCTTCGCATTCGTGAGTGGCTTGATGCTTGTAACGCggatcaccaccaccactgcGCCGTCTCTTCTGATATTGATATCACAACTTGGCGCCCTGCCTGGCTTATTGACGTCGTTGAGCGGCGCTTAGTCAAGGCAACACCCAAGGACCGTTATTTGGCTCTCAGCTATGTTAACGGTACCCGGCGCAACGGAGAACCGATGTTTACACATCTGCTTCAATCTAATGTGGAAGCTTTCCAAGATCGCCTGCCTAATCTCGACATGCCTCAGACTTATCTGGACGCCATGTGGCTTGCTAAGAAACTTGGAATCCGACACATTTGGATTGACCGTATCTGTATAACCCAGGATAATCgggaagagatggatgatcACATCAAGCACATGGCATACGTCTTTTCTAATTCTTACCTGACTATTGTTGCCGCTACTGGCGATGTTTATACAGGGCTGCCTTCACTTGATCCAAAACGATCAACGCGCGGCCTTCGGACCACTGGTCGTACTCACCAGGAGTTGGTTGCCGCCTCGCCATGGTATACGAGGGGCTGGACTCTGGTTGAGCGCATTTATTCTCGACGTTcggtctttttctttgaaGACTCAATAACCTGGGAATGTCACTGCGAGACATGGCAGGGGAGCCCAAACAGTGTGATGAAGAAACTCAGAGGAGGTCGTCAAGAGTGTACGGGCGCTGTCCCTGATGCTGCGTTTGCGTTCCAGCACCCACCTTGGCCTGATCTTGATGAGTATGCCCGCTACGCGATGGAATACAGCGCACGGAAATTGACGCTTGTCGACGACACGCTGCCTGCTTTTGCTGGAATCACACACGTACTATCTCGTTCTTTTCCTGGTGGGTTTATTTATGGCATGCCAATCGCGTTCTTAGATATTGCCTTACTGTGGCGCCCGCATGCGTCCATTCGACGAAGAGCTCTCTCTCGCCCACCATTTCTtccatcttggtcttggatggGCTGGTGGTTTGATAACATTCCGGTCGACTTGACTTTGTGGAGAGCCGCTGCCGACTATGTTGAAGAGGCTCGCACTGGAAAGCGTGGTCAAGAGACCAAACGATACCGGTCCGCTCACCCTTTCCGTATCAAACCTACCGTTACCTGGAGTTTGACGGACCGAGCTGCAACCGCCCCCGTTATGAACACTGGCCTTCAGTACCGTGATCTTCGGGGTCGTCGGAGCCCTAGTTCGGAGCTCCCTCCAGGATGGTCTCGCAGCGGTTCGTACTATGTACACGATAGTGACGACTCTGCGTTGTTCAAATATCCCATCCCCGTCGAGGATCCTCCCGAGACGGGTGGTTATGAGCCACCTGTAGGCGAGCAAGCATACCCCGGCCCATTACTGTCATTCAAAACAACAACTGGTttctttgaggttgagtttCACACAACTCTCGCTCATCGTGATCGAACCAATCCACCCCTTGCCGTAGGTACTATTTGGAACAAAGCAAACCGATGGGCAGGTCAATTCCGCGCTCACGACGCATGGCTGGGTATTCAGTCTTCCAACTATGATGGTGAAGAGCGCCTGGAGTTTATCGCCATATCAACAGCCACAGAGCGTCGTGGTTCGCATGTATTTGATAATGAGAAATTTGAAGAGCATATGGATGCAGATGAAATGATTGACTTTGTCAATGTCCTTTGGATCGAGCGCATTGGAGATATTGCGTACCGAAGAGGTGTCGGTCAGATCTTACTAAAGACCTGGGAGGCACAAGCCAAAGACGAGGTAGGAATTCTTCTTGGTTAG
- a CDS encoding related to intracellular membrane protein involved in nucleoside transport → MERVRKALGRQHSSTSTSEYEPLTGTEEATPLEGSTVLEGQHELPFSWIEYGIFALLGVAMLWAWNMFLAAAPYFTARFAGDAWIQSHFQSAILTVSTVTNLGAMLVLTSIQYSASYPFRINLALAINVFTFSLLTASTVIGLSASPTLYLAFLLTTVAAAAWAAGLIQNGAFAFAASFGRPEYMQAIMAGQGIAGVLPPIAQVFTVLVFPPEKDQNTSIKEPSPEDGQTSAFVYFLTAVVVSVAALLSFVPLVRRHNHIIENRMVEQMNESMHSIEEAERAARKVTSLWRLFTKLHWLAIGVALTFIATMFMPVFTAKIHSVKENSGALYQPSAFIPLGFFFWNLGDLSGRVATILPFSLRHRPFALFVLSIIRFGILPLYLLCNIDGRGAIVSSDFFYLFIVQLTFGLTNGWLGSSFMMASGEWVDEGEREAAGGFMGLCLVAGLSIGSLLSFSVAGV, encoded by the exons ATGGAACGTGTTCGCAAAGCACTTGGCCGTCAACACTCATccacatcaacatcagaaTATGAGCCTTTGACCGGTACTGAGGAAGCCACTCCTCTAGAAGGCTCAACAGTACTCGAGGGCCAACATGAGTTGCCGTTCTCGTGGATAGAGTATGGTATCTTTGCACTTCTAGGTGTCGCTATGCTCTGGGCTTG GAACATGTTCCTTGCCGCAGCTCCATACTTCACAGCTCGCTTTGCCGGCGATGCTTGGATTCAGTCTCACTTTCAGTCTGCGATATTGACTGTCTCTACTGTTACCAACCTCGGCGCGATGCTTGTTCTCACTAGTATACAGTACTCGGCATCGTACCCTTTTCGGATCAACCTGGCACTTGCTATCAATGTTTTCACTTTCAGTCTCCTGACTGCTTCTACAGTCATCGGACTAAGCGCTTCACCGACTCTTTATCTCGCGTTTCTGCTCACTACagtcgctgctgctgcctggGCAGCTGGTCTCATTCAGAATGGAGCCTTTGCGTTCGCAGCCAGTTTTGGACGCCCAGAATATATgcaagccatcatggctgggcAGGGCATTGCGGGCGTCCTCCCCCCGATCGCGCAAGTTTTTACTGTGCTCGTCTTCCCCCCCGAGAAGGACCAGAACACTTCCATCAAAGAGCCATCCCCTGAAGATGGACAAACATCAGCTTTCGTCTATTTCCTCACCGCCGTAGTCGTGTCAGTTGCTGCTCTGCTGTCCTTCGTCCCGTTGGTTCGCCGCCATAACCATATCATTGAGAACCGCATGGTTGAGCAAATGAACGAGTCCATGCACAGCATCGAAGAGGCCGAACGTGCCGCTCGCAAGGTCACATCCCTTTGGAGGCTCTTCACTAAACTTCACTGGCTTGCCATTGGTGTGGCACTCACTTTCATTGCAACAATGTTCATGCCCGTTTTCACTGCCAAGATCCATTCCGTGAAAGAAAATTCCGGTGCTCTCTACCAGCCTTCCGCCTTTATTCCTCTTGgattcttcttttggaaTTTGGGTGACTTGAGTGGTCGTGTGGCCACGATATTACCTTTCTCCCTACGGCACCGTCCCTTTGctctctttgttctctcTATTATCCGTTTCGGTATACTCCCGCTATACTTGCTTTGTAATATTGACGGACGTGGTGCCATTGTTTCCAGCGATTTCTTTTATCTCTTCATTGTTCAGTTGACATTTGGTCTTACCAACGGCTGGCTTGGTTCTAGTTTCATGATGGCATCTGGTGAGTGGGTAGATGAAGGTGAGCGTGAAGCTGCTGGCGGCTTCATGGGGTTGTGTCTTGTGGCTGGGTTGTCCATTGGCAGCCTTTTGAGTTTTAGCGTAGCAGGTGTCTAG